One genomic window of Bacillus mycoides includes the following:
- a CDS encoding ABC transporter permease has protein sequence MIYIKLFLQYASQYIKTKLEYRGDFIVGLLSDLSLQAVNLIFILVVFGHTQALKGWSREEVIFIYGFFLVPFAIFSAFFNIWDFNDRYIIKGEMDRILTRPIHSLFQIILERMELESLIGAITGIIVMGYAAMELQLSFYWYDFFLFLLMAGGGALVYGGIFVTLASLGFWSDAKSSIMPLMYNIGNYGRYPVDIYNRVIRFVLTFVLPFAFVGVYPAAYFLRKTEWNSYAFATPIVGVICFTIAITLWNQGVKRYRGAGN, from the coding sequence ATGATATATATAAAATTATTTTTGCAATATGCAAGTCAATATATAAAAACAAAATTGGAGTATCGTGGCGATTTTATCGTCGGATTACTTTCAGATTTATCACTACAAGCTGTTAATTTAATCTTCATTCTCGTTGTGTTTGGGCATACTCAAGCACTAAAAGGGTGGAGCCGAGAAGAAGTAATCTTTATCTATGGGTTCTTTTTAGTACCGTTTGCCATTTTTTCAGCTTTCTTTAATATATGGGACTTTAATGATCGTTACATTATTAAAGGAGAAATGGACCGTATATTAACGAGACCGATTCATAGTTTATTTCAAATTATATTAGAAAGAATGGAACTTGAATCTTTAATTGGAGCTATTACGGGGATTATTGTGATGGGTTATGCAGCAATGGAGCTGCAATTATCTTTTTACTGGTATGATTTCTTCCTATTCCTACTTATGGCAGGGGGAGGGGCACTTGTGTACGGCGGGATATTTGTTACGCTTGCAAGTCTTGGCTTTTGGTCGGATGCGAAAAGTTCCATTATGCCGCTTATGTATAACATAGGGAATTATGGACGCTATCCTGTTGATATTTATAACCGTGTTATTCGCTTTGTTTTAACGTTTGTTTTACCGTTTGCATTTGTTGGGGTATATCCAGCAGCATACTTTTTAAGAAAAACAGAGTGGAATAGCTATGCTTTCGCAACGCCAATTGTTGGTGTTATCTGTTTTACTATTGCAATTACCCTCTGGAATCAAGGGGTTAAACGATATCGTGGTGCAGGAAATTAA
- a CDS encoding potassium channel family protein — protein MLWGFILLIAAIAILRSVQLLWSSYSNSNRFFSLYNLATLFLIYTTVLIAFGLSYVVLEEMGFAVLKEDGDRLSAHSFQLVEICLYFSAVTLLSVGYGDIAPIGIGRWIAIGEALIGYTLPFAFVVRTVMDNEK, from the coding sequence ATGTTATGGGGATTTATTCTATTAATTGCAGCAATCGCTATTTTGAGAAGTGTCCAATTATTATGGAGTTCATATTCAAACTCCAATCGTTTCTTTTCGCTGTACAATTTAGCTACGTTGTTTTTGATTTATACAACGGTACTGATTGCGTTTGGATTAAGTTATGTTGTGCTAGAGGAAATGGGGTTTGCAGTTTTGAAAGAAGATGGGGATAGGCTAAGTGCTCATTCCTTTCAGCTCGTTGAAATATGTTTATATTTTAGTGCGGTTACTTTATTGTCCGTTGGATACGGTGATATCGCTCCGATTGGAATCGGAAGATGGATTGCAATTGGAGAAGCGCTAATTGGATATACATTACCGTTTGCCTTTGTGGTAAGGACTGTAATGGACAATGAAAAATAA
- the bcp gene encoding thioredoxin-dependent thiol peroxidase produces the protein MITVGEIAPEFTLEGSTGEQIRLADFRGKNVVLYFYPKDMTPGCTTEACDFRDAYGLFQEKDTVILGVSPDSVNRHMKFIEKHELPFVLLVDEDHKVAELYDVWKLKKNFGKEYMGIERSTFLINKDGELVKEWRKVKVKGHIEDVLSYIK, from the coding sequence ATGATCACAGTAGGAGAAATAGCGCCGGAATTTACATTAGAGGGAAGTACCGGAGAACAAATTCGCTTAGCTGACTTCCGAGGTAAAAATGTAGTTTTATATTTTTATCCGAAAGATATGACTCCAGGCTGTACAACTGAAGCATGTGATTTTCGTGATGCATATGGATTATTCCAAGAGAAGGACACGGTCATCCTTGGTGTAAGTCCTGATTCGGTGAACAGACATATGAAATTCATAGAGAAGCATGAGCTTCCATTTGTACTTTTAGTAGATGAAGATCATAAAGTAGCAGAATTGTACGATGTTTGGAAGTTGAAAAAGAACTTTGGAAAAGAGTACATGGGAATCGAGCGTTCTACATTCCTTATCAATAAAGATGGTGAACTTGTAAAAGAATGGCGTAAAGTGAAAGTGAAAGGACATATTGAAGACGTTCTTTCTTATATAAAGTGA